In Aestuariibaculum lutulentum, one DNA window encodes the following:
- a CDS encoding polyprenyl synthetase family protein: MKIVEQIKQPIAFEMDLFEQKFLLSMSSKVALLNRITTYIVNRKGKQMRPMFVFLVAKMVSNGEAIERTYRGASVIELIHTATLVHDDVVDDSNRRRGFFSVNALWKNKIAVLIGDYLLSKGLLLSIDNNDFDLLKIISVAVREMSEGELLQIEKARKLDITEDVYYEIIRQKTATLIAACCSLGAASVKPESEHVEKMRKFGELIGMAFQIKDDLFDYSEDQIGKPTGIDIKEQKMTLPLIYVLNNADKKDKKWLINSIKNHNKDKKRVKEVIAFVKANGGLEYAISKMKQFQIEAQEILNTYPDSDYKNSLELMVTYVIDRKK; encoded by the coding sequence TTGAAAATAGTAGAGCAAATAAAACAACCCATCGCCTTTGAAATGGATCTTTTCGAGCAAAAGTTCCTTCTTTCAATGTCGAGCAAGGTGGCTTTGTTAAACCGAATTACCACATACATAGTCAACCGAAAAGGAAAGCAAATGCGACCAATGTTTGTGTTTCTGGTTGCTAAAATGGTCTCTAATGGTGAGGCTATTGAACGTACCTATCGAGGAGCTTCAGTAATAGAGTTAATTCATACCGCAACTTTAGTACACGACGACGTGGTTGATGATAGTAACCGACGTCGTGGTTTCTTTTCAGTTAATGCCCTTTGGAAAAATAAAATCGCTGTTCTTATTGGTGATTATCTATTGTCGAAAGGATTGTTGTTAAGTATCGATAACAATGATTTCGATTTACTTAAAATTATATCGGTTGCCGTTCGTGAAATGAGCGAAGGGGAGTTGCTTCAAATTGAAAAAGCTCGTAAGTTAGATATCACCGAGGATGTGTACTACGAAATCATCCGTCAAAAAACGGCAACGCTTATTGCTGCGTGTTGCAGTTTGGGAGCAGCTTCGGTAAAGCCAGAATCAGAGCATGTTGAAAAGATGCGTAAGTTTGGTGAACTTATAGGTATGGCATTTCAAATAAAAGATGATTTATTTGATTATAGCGAAGACCAAATTGGTAAGCCTACCGGCATCGATATTAAAGAGCAGAAAATGACATTGCCTTTAATTTATGTGCTTAACAATGCCGATAAAAAGGATAAAAAGTGGCTGATTAATTCTATAAAAAATCATAACAAGGATAAAAAGCGCGTTAAAGAAGTTATTGCTTTTGTAAAGGCTAACGGAGGGTTAGAATACGCCATAAGTAAAATGAAGCAATTTCAAATTGAGGCTCAGGAAATACTCAATACCTATCCAGACTCCGATTATAAAAATTCTTTAGAGCTTATGGTGACTTACGTGATTGATAGGAAAAAGTAA
- a CDS encoding 3-phosphoshikimate 1-carboxyvinyltransferase, whose amino-acid sequence MQITLQKSEIAKQSSIQITGSKSESNRLLLLKALYPQFNLENISNSDDSNLMTKALSSSSEVVDIHHAGTAMRFLTAFFAVQEGREVTLTGSQRMKERPIQILVEALQELGADIEYVENAGYPPIKIKGKKLTKNKVSLQANVSSQYISALLLIASRLENGLELTLEGKITSVPYINMTLSLLTEIGVENSFEGNTIVVKPAPKDLEQKTLVVESDWSSASYYFSLAALSAVGTEITLSSYKENSLQGDSALVEIYKHFGVETAFKNNSVTLTKTDKEVLAFSYDLTNAPDIAQTIAVTCFALGIKCDLTGLHTLKIKETDRLVALKTEIEKLGGVVEITNESLHLAEATTINRGVAIATYHDHRMAMAFAPIALKTSVIIEDAMVVSKSYPTFWDDLESIGFKITK is encoded by the coding sequence ATGCAAATTACTCTTCAAAAATCTGAAATAGCAAAGCAATCGTCTATTCAAATTACAGGTTCGAAAAGTGAATCAAACAGATTATTGCTTTTAAAGGCCTTATATCCGCAGTTTAATCTTGAAAATATCTCGAATTCCGACGATAGTAATTTAATGACCAAAGCATTAAGTTCGTCTTCAGAGGTTGTAGATATTCATCATGCAGGTACTGCCATGCGATTTTTAACTGCCTTTTTTGCGGTTCAGGAAGGAAGAGAAGTAACCCTTACGGGTTCGCAACGTATGAAGGAACGCCCAATTCAAATTTTGGTAGAGGCGCTTCAGGAACTTGGTGCAGACATAGAATATGTGGAAAATGCTGGATACCCGCCAATTAAAATAAAGGGCAAAAAGCTAACTAAAAATAAAGTGTCGTTACAGGCTAATGTAAGTAGTCAGTACATTTCTGCTTTATTGTTAATTGCCTCGCGTTTAGAAAACGGATTGGAGTTAACGTTGGAAGGAAAAATTACTTCAGTGCCTTACATTAATATGACCCTAAGTTTGTTAACAGAAATAGGGGTTGAAAATTCTTTTGAAGGGAACACTATTGTGGTTAAACCAGCGCCAAAGGACTTAGAACAGAAAACCTTGGTGGTGGAGTCGGATTGGTCTTCGGCATCGTATTATTTTAGTTTGGCAGCCTTAAGTGCAGTAGGAACAGAAATTACCTTATCATCATATAAAGAAAATTCACTTCAAGGCGATTCGGCTTTAGTGGAAATTTATAAACATTTCGGAGTTGAAACGGCTTTCAAAAATAACTCGGTTACATTAACAAAAACAGACAAGGAGGTTTTGGCGTTTTCATACGATTTAACCAATGCTCCTGATATCGCTCAAACTATAGCAGTAACCTGTTTTGCTTTGGGAATAAAATGCGATTTAACAGGGTTGCATACCCTTAAAATTAAAGAAACCGATCGTTTGGTTGCTCTAAAAACTGAAATTGAAAAGTTAGGAGGGGTAGTAGAAATTACTAACGAATCCCTTCATTTAGCTGAAGCTACTACCATTAACAGAGGTGTGGCAATCGCTACGTATCACGATCACAGAATGGCTATGGCTTTTGCTCCAATCGCCCTTAAAACCTCGGTTATTATTGAAGATGCTATGGTGGTTTCAAAGTCATATCCTACATTCTGGGACGACTTAGAATCCATTGGTTTTAAAATAACTAAATAA
- the rlmN gene encoding 23S rRNA (adenine(2503)-C(2))-methyltransferase RlmN, whose translation MATTKKDIRALTKEQLRAFFEKQGDKAFRGNQVYEWLWQKAAYSFDDMTNISKETRQMLEDNFVINNIKVDTMQRSSDGTVKNAVRLHDGLVVESVLIPTPTRTTACVSSQVGCSLDCRFCATARLKRMRNLNPDEIYDQVVAIDNESRLYHDRPLSNIVFMGMGEPLMNYNNVIKAIDKITSDEGLGMSPKRITLSTSGVPKMIKKMADDEVKFNLAVSLHSAVDEVRTKIMPFNETFPLTDLREALEYWYAKTKRRITYEYVVWDGINDTQNDIDAFVKFCKYVPCKVNIIEYNPIDDGEFQQASNQALENYISSLEKNGIVVNVRRSRGKDIDAACGQLANKS comes from the coding sequence ATGGCAACAACAAAAAAAGACATACGTGCACTAACCAAAGAGCAGTTAAGAGCATTTTTCGAAAAGCAAGGCGATAAGGCATTTCGTGGTAACCAGGTTTATGAATGGTTATGGCAAAAGGCCGCCTATTCTTTCGACGATATGACTAATATTTCGAAGGAAACCCGCCAAATGCTTGAAGATAATTTTGTGATTAACAATATTAAAGTCGATACCATGCAACGTAGTAGTGATGGTACGGTTAAAAATGCGGTGCGTTTACATGATGGTTTAGTGGTTGAGTCGGTGTTAATTCCAACACCAACACGAACAACAGCATGTGTATCTAGTCAGGTTGGGTGTAGTTTGGATTGTCGTTTTTGTGCGACAGCACGTTTAAAACGTATGCGTAACTTAAACCCTGATGAAATCTACGATCAGGTGGTGGCTATCGATAATGAAAGCCGTTTATATCACGACAGACCGTTAAGTAATATTGTATTTATGGGAATGGGCGAACCACTTATGAATTACAATAATGTTATTAAAGCCATTGATAAAATAACCTCTGATGAAGGTTTAGGGATGTCTCCAAAACGTATTACCTTATCAACTTCAGGTGTGCCTAAAATGATTAAAAAAATGGCTGATGATGAGGTTAAATTTAATCTTGCCGTGTCATTACATTCGGCAGTAGATGAGGTGCGAACCAAGATTATGCCGTTTAATGAAACTTTTCCGCTTACCGATTTACGTGAAGCCTTAGAATACTGGTATGCAAAAACCAAGCGCAGAATTACTTACGAATATGTGGTTTGGGATGGTATTAATGATACTCAAAACGATATTGATGCTTTTGTGAAGTTCTGTAAATACGTGCCGTGTAAGGTTAATATTATAGAATATAATCCAATCGATGATGGCGAGTTTCAGCAAGCTTCTAATCAGGCTTTAGAAAATTATATTTCTTCCTTAGAGAAAAATGGCATCGTGGTTAATGTACGACGAAGTCGTGGTAAAGATATTGATGCGGCTTGCGGACAATTAGCAAATAAAAGTTAG
- the queA gene encoding tRNA preQ1(34) S-adenosylmethionine ribosyltransferase-isomerase QueA, producing the protein MKLSNFGFNLPDELLAEYPAENRDEARLMVLDRKKQTIEHKMFKDIVDYFDEDDVLILNNTKVFPARLYGNKEKTGARIEVFLLRELNDEQRLWDVLVDPARKIRIGNKLYFGDDDTLVAEVIDNTTSRGRTLRFLYDGSYAEFRRKLNELGETPLPKYIKRQVEPEDEERYQTIYAKNEGAVAAPTAGLHFSKHLLKRLEIKGVNFAEVTLHVGLGTFNPVEVEDLSKHKMDSEELKIDEKAVETVNKGIRSKKRVCAVGTTVMRAIESSVSSNGELNEYEGWTNKFIFPPYDFSIANCMITNFHTPKSTLLMMISAFAGHDFMKKAYDEAVKEGYKFYSYGDAMLIL; encoded by the coding sequence ATGAAATTATCAAACTTTGGTTTTAACTTACCAGATGAATTATTAGCGGAATATCCGGCGGAAAACAGAGATGAGGCGCGTTTAATGGTTTTAGACAGAAAAAAGCAAACTATTGAGCACAAAATGTTTAAGGATATTGTTGATTATTTTGATGAAGATGATGTTTTAATCCTGAACAATACCAAAGTATTTCCTGCCCGTCTTTACGGAAATAAAGAAAAAACCGGAGCAAGAATTGAAGTATTCTTATTAAGAGAGCTGAATGACGAACAACGTCTTTGGGATGTTCTTGTAGATCCGGCTCGTAAAATTAGAATTGGAAACAAATTATATTTTGGAGACGACGATACTTTAGTAGCAGAGGTTATCGATAACACAACATCTAGAGGTCGTACTTTACGTTTCTTATACGATGGTTCTTATGCAGAATTCCGTAGAAAATTAAACGAATTAGGAGAAACACCACTTCCTAAATACATAAAAAGACAAGTAGAGCCGGAAGACGAAGAGCGTTACCAGACTATTTATGCTAAGAACGAAGGAGCTGTTGCAGCACCAACTGCAGGTCTTCACTTCTCTAAGCACTTGTTAAAGCGTTTAGAAATTAAAGGTGTAAACTTTGCTGAGGTCACTTTACATGTTGGTTTAGGTACTTTTAACCCAGTTGAGGTAGAAGATTTATCGAAGCACAAAATGGATAGCGAAGAGCTTAAAATTGATGAAAAAGCTGTAGAAACGGTTAACAAAGGTATTCGTAGTAAAAAACGTGTATGTGCTGTTGGTACAACCGTTATGCGTGCTATTGAGAGTTCGGTATCTTCAAATGGAGAATTAAACGAGTACGAAGGTTGGACTAATAAATTCATTTTCCCTCCTTACGATTTCAGTATCGCAAACTGTATGATTACTAACTTCCATACACCAAAATCAACATTATTAATGATGATTTCTGCGTTTGCTGGTCATGATTTCATGAAAAAAGCATATGACGAAGCTGTAAAAGAAGGCTACAAGTTCTACAGTTACGGTGATGCCATGTTAATCTTATAA
- a CDS encoding nucleotide pyrophosphohydrolase — protein sequence MNIQNAQQEVDEWIKNHGVRYFNELTNMAQLTEEVGEVARIIARRYGEQSEKESDKDKDLGEELADVLFVVLCLANQTGVDLQAAFDKRMDKKGKRDHDRHHNNEKLK from the coding sequence ATGAATATTCAAAACGCACAACAGGAAGTAGACGAGTGGATTAAAAATCACGGGGTTCGTTATTTTAACGAGTTAACCAATATGGCGCAACTAACCGAAGAAGTTGGAGAAGTTGCTCGTATAATAGCTCGTCGTTATGGTGAACAAAGCGAAAAAGAAAGCGATAAGGATAAAGATTTAGGTGAAGAACTGGCCGATGTATTATTTGTTGTTTTGTGTTTAGCTAACCAGACAGGAGTCGATTTGCAGGCAGCTTTCGATAAAAGAATGGATAAGAAGGGAAAACGTGACCACGATAGGCACCATAATAACGAAAAATTAAAGTAA
- a CDS encoding DUF3857 domain-containing protein: protein MKLTTFLLCICLSIKAFSQEVKFGKISTEELEEKMNPLDSSANATYLYKYRWSHIEYEEQLGEFYMKTEVQERIKIYNKEGFNYATKVINLRVGNNKEEEFQGLKAYTYNLEGGKAEEVKLDKDGVFETEKHKYLNQVTFTMPNIKEGSIIEYKYTVVSPFFWMVDDFYFQHAIPVKIVEARFDSPEYFNFKTMSKGYLPVIPETSRKSDRTFDCLRDCNSFNLTNVPALKDEPYVNNINNYRSSISYELSFVNWPLTPIKYYATTWEDVVKTIYDSPGFGDELNRNSYYKEDIEALIAGESQPLAKAAKIFNYVKSSIKWNGYTSKYAQEGVKKAYLRKEGNVADINLMLTSMLRYAGLTANPVLVSTRDNGIPLFPTLDGYNYVIAAIESPDGIVLLDATTSHGLPNVLPVRALNWEGRIVRENKTSSTVNLYPKEKSVNQVSLLASLNESGDLEGNVRFLRSNYFAMNYRDDFFEEGQDKYLEKLESKFGNIEISEFNVQNEKDISKPVIESFKFSLESQADVINNKIYFSPLFFLKTTENPFKLEKREFPVDFSYPKSNKYKFVVKVPENYKVESTPESVQMLLPDNLGAFKYIVKASPDGKTVHITFDTDINQSIIVPAYYEQLKAYFSKLIEKQSEQIVLIKV, encoded by the coding sequence ATGAAATTAACAACCTTTTTACTTTGTATTTGTCTTTCAATAAAGGCATTTTCTCAAGAAGTCAAATTTGGAAAAATATCAACCGAAGAATTAGAGGAAAAAATGAATCCGTTGGATTCTTCTGCTAATGCGACTTATTTATATAAGTATAGATGGTCACACATAGAATATGAAGAACAACTAGGTGAATTTTATATGAAAACTGAGGTTCAGGAGCGCATAAAAATATATAATAAGGAAGGATTTAATTATGCTACAAAAGTTATTAATCTTCGTGTAGGAAATAATAAGGAGGAAGAATTTCAAGGATTAAAGGCTTATACTTATAATTTGGAAGGGGGCAAGGCAGAAGAAGTGAAACTTGATAAAGATGGTGTTTTTGAAACCGAAAAACATAAATATTTAAATCAGGTAACCTTCACAATGCCTAATATAAAGGAAGGTAGTATTATTGAGTATAAATATACCGTTGTTTCACCTTTTTTCTGGATGGTAGATGATTTTTACTTTCAACATGCTATTCCTGTAAAAATTGTAGAAGCTCGGTTTGATTCTCCTGAATACTTTAATTTTAAAACGATGTCTAAAGGCTATTTACCTGTTATTCCTGAAACATCACGTAAGTCTGATAGAACTTTTGATTGTTTGAGAGATTGTAATAGTTTTAATTTAACAAATGTACCAGCTTTAAAAGATGAACCTTACGTAAACAATATCAATAATTATAGATCGTCTATAAGTTATGAGTTATCGTTTGTTAATTGGCCTTTGACTCCAATTAAATATTATGCAACAACATGGGAAGATGTGGTGAAAACCATTTATGATAGCCCTGGTTTTGGCGATGAGTTAAACAGGAATTCTTATTATAAGGAAGATATAGAGGCTTTAATAGCAGGTGAATCTCAACCCTTGGCAAAAGCGGCTAAAATTTTTAACTATGTAAAATCGTCGATTAAATGGAATGGTTATACCAGTAAGTATGCTCAGGAAGGCGTTAAAAAAGCTTATTTAAGAAAGGAAGGAAATGTAGCTGATATCAATCTTATGTTAACATCGATGCTCCGTTATGCCGGACTAACGGCTAACCCGGTCTTAGTCAGTACCCGTGATAACGGTATTCCTTTATTTCCAACCTTAGATGGCTATAATTATGTTATTGCTGCTATAGAGTCACCAGACGGAATAGTGCTTCTAGATGCAACTACAAGCCATGGGTTGCCAAATGTATTGCCCGTGAGAGCTTTAAATTGGGAAGGCAGAATTGTAAGAGAAAACAAGACATCAAGCACGGTAAATTTATATCCTAAAGAAAAGTCGGTAAATCAGGTGTCTTTGTTAGCAAGTTTAAATGAATCAGGAGATCTTGAGGGTAATGTGCGATTTTTAAGAAGTAATTATTTTGCCATGAATTACCGAGATGATTTTTTTGAAGAAGGACAAGATAAATATTTAGAGAAGCTTGAAAGTAAATTTGGAAATATAGAAATTTCAGAGTTTAATGTTCAGAATGAAAAAGATATATCTAAGCCAGTTATTGAATCCTTCAAGTTTTCATTAGAAAGTCAGGCAGATGTAATTAATAATAAGATTTATTTTTCTCCACTGTTCTTCTTGAAGACTACTGAAAATCCATTTAAGCTGGAGAAAAGAGAATTCCCTGTAGATTTTAGTTATCCAAAGAGTAATAAGTACAAATTTGTGGTTAAAGTGCCAGAGAATTATAAAGTTGAAAGCACACCGGAATCAGTTCAGATGCTGTTGCCAGATAATTTGGGAGCATTTAAATATATCGTTAAAGCAAGTCCGGATGGTAAAACGGTACATATTACTTTCGATACAGACATTAACCAATCCATTATTGTTCCTGCATATTATGAGCAATTAAAAGCGTATTTTAGCAAACTCATTGAAAAACAATCAGAGCAAATCGTTTTAATTAAAGTATAA